One Primulina huaijiensis isolate GDHJ02 chromosome 8, ASM1229523v2, whole genome shotgun sequence genomic region harbors:
- the LOC140983177 gene encoding serine carboxypeptidase-like 28, with amino-acid sequence MEPDSKPLVLWLNGGPGCSSIAYGAWEEIGPFRVRRNGQSLYLSQHAWNKEANLLFLDSPAGVGFSYANASFDQTIGDHRTVKDAYEFLTRWFGRFPQFKRRPFYIAGESYAGHYIPQLSKVIVKSNKGVKNPIINFQGFLLGNPLIDDFHDNIGAFEFWWNHGLIGDSTYEALNKSCPNDTFLFPKDECSQALSAAFLEFGLINPYAINQKPCPELGTLPKNLKFPRPWIYRGNDQCIVKYTKLYMNRPEVQKAFHANILEISHPWVTCSDIIRESWADSPKSMLPILKELIAAGLRIWVFSGDNDAVLPLTGTRYSLKALNLKTNISWYAWYDKQKVGGWSEVYEGLTYVTVRGAGHEVPLTSPKLALVLFRNFLTNQIMSSFPN; translated from the exons ATGGAGCCCGATTCAAAGCCTCTTGTTTTGTGGCTTAATGGTGGTCCGGGATGCTCGTCCATCGCGTATGGGGCATGGGAGGAGATCGGGCCTTTTCGAGTGAGGCGCAATGGGCAGTCACTCTACTTGAGCCAACATGCATGGAACAAAG AAGCCAACTTACTATTTCTAGATTCACCGGCGGGGGTTGGATTCTCCTATGCAAACGCTTCATTTGATCAAACAATTGGCGACCATAGAACag TAAAAGATGCCTATGAATTCCTTACAAGATGGTTTGGAAGGTTTCCACAGTTCAAGCGTAGACCATTTTACATAGCTGGTGAAAGTTACGCAG gCCATTACATACCTCAACTTTCTAAAGTCATTGTTAAAAGCAACAAGGGAGTCAAGAATCCCATCATCAACTTTCAAGGTTTCTTG CTTGGAAATCCACTTATTGATGACTTCCACGACAACATTGGAGCATTTGAATTTTGGTGGAATCATGGGTTGATCGGAGACTCAACATATGAAGCATTGAACAAGTCTTGCCCAAACGACACGTTTCTATTTCCAAAAGACGAATGCTCTCAAGCTCTATCTGCTGCATTTTTAGAGTTTGGACTTATCAATCCTTACGCCATTAACCAAAAACCATGTCCCGAGCTTGGGACCCTTCCCAAAAACTTGAAATTCCCCCGG ccTTGGATATATAGAGGAAACGATCAATGCATTGTCAAGTATACAAAATTGTATATGAATCGTCCGGAGGTGCAAAAGGCTTTTCATGCCAATATTCTTGAAATCTCTCATCCTTGGGTGACTTGCAG TGATATTATAAGAGAGAGCTGGGCAGATTCACCCAAATCCATGCTACCAATTTTGAAAGAACTAATAGCTGCTGGACTCAGGATATGGGTGTTTAG CGGGGACAACGACGCCGTCCTGCCGCTAACTGGAACTCGTTATTCCCTCAAAGCTCTAAACCTAAAGACAAATATCAGCTGGTATGCTTGGTACGACAAACAAAAG gtAGGTGGATGGAGCGAAGTGTACGAAGGATTGACGTATGTGACGGTGCGAGGGGCAGGCCACGAAGTTCCATTAACAAGTCCTAAGCTCGCTTTGGTTTTATTTAGGAATTTCTTGACCAATCAGATCATGTCATCATTTCCAAATTAA
- the LOC140982347 gene encoding tetraspanin-6-like, giving the protein MYRFSNTVIGFLNLFTLLASIPIIGAGLWMARSSTTCENFLQTPLLVVGFIVLIISLAGFIGACFHVAWALWVYLVIMLLIIATLMGLTIFGFVVTSPGGGIEVPGRIYKEYHLDKYSGWLRKRIEDPKYWMTVRSCILGSKTCGQVVSWTPYDYLTKDMSPVQSGCCKPPTSCDYTTTTTAQDADCYRWNNAPNVLCYECDSCKAGVLENVRRDWHKLAVLSIVMLVFLIGIYSIGCCAFQNAKRAETDYPYGHNRMSKVRPRWDFHWWRWLDDRRNQLY; this is encoded by the exons ATGTACAGATTCAGCAACACAGTGATAGGATTTCTCAACCTCTTCACCCTCTTAGCCTCGATACCGATAATCGGAGCCGGGTTATGGATGGCAAGAAGCAGTACAACTTGTGAAAACTTCCTCCAAACGCCCCTTTTGGTGGTGGGATTCATAGTCCTGATAATATCATTAGCAGGATTCATAGGTGCATGCTTCCATGTTGCGTGGGCACTTTGGGTTTATTTAGTTATCATGCTGCTGATCATAGCAACTTTGATGGGATTAACAATCTTTGGATTCGTCGTTACAAGCCCCGGAGGCGGGATTGAAGTGCCTGGAAGGATATATAAGGAGTATCATCTGGATAAGTATTCGGGATGGTTAAGGAAAAGGATTGAGGATCCCAAGTATTGGATGACTGTTAGGAGCTGTATTTTGGGGTCCAAGACTTGTGGCCAGGTTGTTTCGTGGACTCCTTATGATTATTTGACTAAAGATATGTCTCCAGTTCAg TCTGGTTGTTGCAAACCCCCGACATCATGCGACTACACAACCACAACAACAGCGCAGGACGCAGACTGCTACCGATGGAACAATGCCCCGAACGTGCTGTGCTACGAGTGTGACTCATGCAAGGCCGGTGTGCTCGAAAATGTTCGTAGGGATTGGCACAAACTCGCGGTGTTGAGCATCGTGATGCTTGTTTTCCTCATCGGTATCTACTCCATCGGATGTTGTGCCTTTCAGAACGCCAAGAGGGCGGAGACCGACTACCCTTACGGCCATAATCGCATGTCCAAAGTGCGACCTAGATGGGATTTCCATTG GTGGAGATGGTTGGATGACAGAAGGAACCAACTTTATTAG
- the LOC140983234 gene encoding serine carboxypeptidase-like 28: MRGDAYDMIIRVCGLYVLYWLLFLPYVATSISFPYHKQQERDRILRLPGQPRNVDFRQYSGYVTVDQTAKRALFYWLIESSMEPDSKPLVLWLNGGPGCSSIAYGAWEEIGPFRVRRNGQSLYLSQHAWNKEANLLFLDSPAGVGFSYANASFDQTIGDHRTVKDAYEFLTRWFGRFPQFKRRPFYIAGESYAGHYIPQLSKVIVKSNKGVKNPIINFQGFLLGNPLIDDFHDNIGAFEFWWNHGLIGDSTYEALNKSCPNDTFLFPKDECSQALSAAFLEFGLINPYAINQKPCPELGTLPKNLKFPRPWIYRGNDQCIVKYTKLYMNRPEVQKAFHANILEISHPWVTCSDIIRESWADSPKSMLPILKELIAAGLRIWVFR; this comes from the exons ATGAGAGGTGATGCTTACGACATGATCATACGTGTTTGCGGGCTTTATGTCCTATACTGGCTACTATTTCTACCTTATGTTGCTACTTCGATTAGTTTCCCATACCATAAACAGCAAGAGAGGGATAGGATCCTCAGGCTTCCCGGTCAACCCCGAAATGTCGATTTCAGACAATATTCGGGATATGTCACAGTGGATCAGACAGCGAAACGGGCTTTATTTTACTGGTTGATCGAGTCGAGCATGGAGCCCGATTCAAAGCCTCTTGTTTTGTGGCTTAATGGTGGTCCGGGATGCTCGTCCATCGCGTATGGGGCATGGGAGGAGATCGGGCCTTTTCGAGTGAGGCGCAATGGGCAGTCACTCTACTTGAGCCAACATGCATGGAACAAAG AAGCCAACTTACTATTTCTAGATTCACCGGCGGGGGTTGGATTCTCCTATGCAAACGCTTCATTTGATCAAACAATTGGCGACCATAGAACag TAAAAGATGCCTATGAATTCCTTACAAGATGGTTTGGAAGGTTTCCACAGTTCAAGCGTAGACCATTTTACATAGCTGGTGAAAGTTACGCAG gCCATTACATACCTCAACTTTCTAAAGTCATTGTTAAAAGCAACAAGGGAGTCAAGAATCCCATCATCAACTTTCAAGGTTTCTTG CTTGGAAATCCACTTATTGATGACTTCCACGACAACATTGGAGCATTTGAATTTTGGTGGAATCATGGGTTGATCGGAGACTCAACATATGAAGCATTGAACAAGTCTTGCCCAAACGACACGTTTCTATTTCCAAAAGACGAATGCTCTCAAGCTCTATCTGCTGCATTTTTAGAGTTTGGACTTATCAATCCTTACGCCATTAACCAAAAACCATGTCCCGAGCTTGGGACCCTTCCCAAAAACTTGAAATTCCCCCGG ccTTGGATATATAGAGGAAACGATCAATGCATTGTCAAGTATACAAAATTGTATATGAATCGTCCGGAGGTGCAAAAGGCTTTTCATGCCAATATTCTTGAAATCTCTCATCCTTGGGTGACTTGCAG TGATATTATAAGAGAGAGCTGGGCAGATTCACCCAAATCCATGCTACCAATTTTGAAAGAACTAATAGCTGCTGGACTCAGGATATGGGTGTTTAGGTAA